Proteins found in one Bacteroidales bacterium genomic segment:
- a CDS encoding NUDIX domain-containing protein — translation MSNGIKQFNVRVYGLIVNENRELLLADEYQMNMKMTKFPGGGLQFGEGTIDCLKREALEEFGQKIEVLDHFYTLDYFQPSMFNKDYQLLSIYYKARFPEPVQFKVSSRPFDFSELNNGNISFRWKALDIISSDDMTLPVDKMVAGMLRENA, via the coding sequence ATGAGTAACGGCATAAAACAATTTAATGTGAGGGTATATGGCCTTATTGTCAATGAAAACCGGGAGCTTTTACTGGCAGATGAATATCAGATGAATATGAAGATGACCAAATTTCCGGGGGGCGGACTTCAATTTGGTGAGGGAACAATTGACTGCCTGAAACGAGAGGCGCTTGAAGAATTCGGGCAAAAGATTGAAGTGCTGGACCACTTTTATACGCTTGATTATTTCCAACCTTCCATGTTCAATAAGGATTATCAGCTTTTGAGCATCTATTACAAGGCACGGTTTCCCGAACCTGTTCAGTTTAAGGTCTCTTCCAGACCTTTTGACTTTTCTGAACTAAACAATGGTAATATTTCCTTCAGATGGAAGGCATTGGACATTATTTCATCCGACGATATGACATTACCCGTAGATAAAATGGTTGCCGGTATGTTGAGAGAAAATGCCTAG